TTGCCATCGGGTGTCAATATCACCATATCCATGAATAACTGACGGCTAATACACAGTACAATAACAGTCTGATGGAGGAGCATACACACTGCAGGCAGATTATTCCCATCCTCTTAAGAACTGGCTGATGGAGTCAGGCATTAAATGTATAGGCCAGATTGGCCATGCAACCTATGATACTAAAGACAATGCCGGGTTTAGGTATAGCCAGCACAACTGGGCTGCTTATCATTCTTCACAGCTCCATTCTGAATTAATGGATGTAAAAGCTGGTGTAAGACTGAAATATACGGTGTTGCAGCAAGGCTGTTATTGCAATTTGATTGTCAAAAAATTTATAGTATATAACCAATTGTTGTTATCAGTAGAAATAGCTACAAATGAGAAGGCTTCGATCTTAATTTGCATCCATTTTATTATGCTGTACTTACAATTTGCAAATACAGAATTCATTGGGTTTAAGACGAATGGTCAGTTACTGGCGGAGACGGGCCTAACATGTAAAGCATGAAAAAATGATGCAAATTAAACTAAACTAATCTATCGGGCGATTTTAAATAATATGAGTCATGCGATTTACCACAAGTGATTTGTGTGGGCTTGAATATGCTAAGAAAAAAGTGACACGGAATGCTGTCATTTTTTCCTGTTGAATGACAAATTGTAATGAATGAAGATGAATTTTTTTGGCTGGTACGGCCTTTGATGCCGTCTTTTATATAAGCTCTTTATATTATTGTTTAACAATTAAAAAGAAGATTTTATGGCACTCGTTAAAAGATCCAATGGAAGTTTATTACCATTCTTTGATGATTTCTTTAGCCGGGAACTTTTTAACTGGAGCAACAGTAATTTTTCTTCTACCAGTATGACAGTTCCAGCAGTGAACATTCGGGAAAATGATCACAGTTTTGAAGTTGAAGTGGCTGCTCCCGGTATGGAAAAAAAGGATTTCAAAATTACGCTGGAGGGTAATACCCTTA
This Chitinophaga sancti DNA region includes the following protein-coding sequences:
- a CDS encoding Hsp20/alpha crystallin family protein — protein: MALVKRSNGSLLPFFDDFFSRELFNWSNSNFSSTSMTVPAVNIRENDHSFEVEVAAPGMEKKDFKITLEGNTLTISASRENQYSHENDSYTHREFSYQMFQRNFELPKDVVDQNHIEAKYENGLLKLVVPKTESARKKTPRLIEIQ